One segment of Amycolatopsis alba DSM 44262 DNA contains the following:
- a CDS encoding ATP-dependent helicase, which yields MGVNGRRTAAGTDARLVRTPVTGTPSFQWDAGARRLLAAPDGFRRVLGGPGTGKTALLASAASRRIAEGANPESVLILTTSRKAAEVLRADITHRLTTDPEEDPLPRTIREPLVRTVHSYAYALLRMEAQADDLPPPRLLAGAEQDVVVRDLLAGDLEAGALDWPEQLRPALNVPGFAEELRDLLLRAAERGLGPEDLVELGRRRDRVEWIAAGRFWSQYEEVTLLQGAGGNALGVASAPALDAAELVTSALLALEDDPELREREQRRVRHLFVDDAQHLDPLQTQLVRLIGHAADEFVVAGDPDQSVFSFRGADPRLFADADEDGERTVLLTTAHRLAPVIRTAVTKLGSVLPGSSPQRKLVDAPDAEGGAVRVRLMPTPASEASWIADQLRRAHLVDGVPWSEMAVLVRSPARTFLVLQRALRAAGVPIGSATEELPLAKQPAVRPLLAMLRLAADPELLDVDLAEMLLSSPLGGADPLALRRLRRGLRRLELAGGGQRSSDELLVEALRTNDVLTGLAEVEALPMRRIGGLLHEAHQAVVRGEGVEQVLWELWQNSALEQRLLRLVDRGGSLGSQADRDLDAIVALFDAAGRYVDRLPKASVASFADYLSAQNIAGDTLAPAAMKSEGVSLLTAHASAGREWTVVSIAGVQEGSWPDLRLRGSVLGVERLVDLMSGVDDEKVSATAPILAEERRLFYLAASRARKTLLVSAVAGEDEQPSRFIDDLEENGADDGGLDSRMKPAGRSLVLAELVGELREVVCDETSEPERRQRAARQLAKLADAGVPGAHPGTWYGLLEPSTDEPVHGPGDLIRISPSTVEVLVKCPLRWLIERHGGSDPAQLAAVTGTLVHGLAQAVAGGSSDEQIRAALDEAWVRVDAGAPWFSRRERSRVEQMLRNFISWLESSRKELIEAGVEQDIEVELPVGDDDVRVLLRGRVDRVEVDKDGRPVVIDIKTGKVPISASDAEEHPQLAAYQLAVLLGAVEGGSKPGGARLVYVAKSNNKTGSTQREQAPLDEDGGKQWLELVRSAAGSAAGPEYGVTENPDCDRCPARGCCPLRPEGRQVTGP from the coding sequence GTGGGCGTGAACGGGCGGCGAACAGCGGCAGGAACCGACGCGCGGCTGGTCCGCACGCCGGTCACCGGCACGCCGTCGTTCCAGTGGGATGCCGGCGCCCGCCGCCTGCTGGCCGCCCCGGACGGCTTCCGCCGGGTCCTCGGCGGCCCCGGAACGGGCAAGACGGCGCTGCTGGCTTCGGCGGCTTCGCGGCGGATCGCGGAGGGCGCGAACCCGGAGAGCGTGCTCATCCTGACCACCTCCCGCAAGGCCGCCGAGGTCCTGCGCGCCGACATCACCCACCGGCTCACCACCGACCCGGAAGAGGATCCGCTGCCGCGCACGATCCGCGAGCCACTCGTGCGCACGGTGCATTCGTACGCGTACGCGCTGTTGCGCATGGAGGCGCAGGCCGACGACCTTCCCCCGCCCCGCCTGCTGGCCGGGGCGGAACAGGACGTCGTCGTCCGGGACCTGCTCGCCGGTGACCTCGAAGCGGGTGCCCTCGACTGGCCGGAACAGCTGCGGCCCGCGCTGAACGTTCCCGGTTTCGCCGAGGAACTGCGAGACCTCCTGCTCCGCGCCGCCGAACGCGGCCTGGGCCCGGAGGACCTGGTCGAACTCGGCAGGAGGCGTGATCGCGTCGAGTGGATCGCGGCCGGGCGGTTCTGGAGCCAGTACGAAGAGGTCACCCTGCTGCAGGGCGCGGGCGGCAACGCGCTCGGCGTGGCGAGCGCGCCCGCGCTGGACGCGGCGGAGCTCGTCACTTCGGCGCTGCTCGCACTGGAGGACGATCCCGAACTGCGTGAACGCGAGCAGCGCCGGGTCCGGCACCTGTTCGTCGACGACGCCCAGCATCTCGACCCGCTGCAGACCCAGCTCGTCCGGCTCATCGGGCACGCGGCCGACGAGTTCGTCGTCGCGGGCGATCCCGATCAGTCCGTGTTCTCTTTCCGCGGCGCGGATCCCCGGCTGTTCGCCGACGCCGACGAAGACGGCGAGCGCACGGTCCTGCTGACCACCGCGCACAGGCTCGCCCCGGTGATCCGCACGGCCGTCACGAAACTCGGTTCCGTGCTGCCCGGCTCGTCGCCGCAGCGCAAACTCGTCGACGCGCCGGACGCGGAGGGCGGCGCTGTCCGTGTCCGCCTGATGCCAACCCCGGCTTCCGAGGCGAGCTGGATCGCCGATCAGCTCCGCCGCGCGCATCTCGTCGACGGCGTGCCGTGGTCGGAGATGGCGGTGCTCGTCCGGTCGCCCGCCCGTACTTTCCTTGTCCTGCAACGTGCGCTGCGGGCCGCCGGGGTGCCGATCGGCTCGGCGACCGAGGAACTGCCGCTCGCGAAACAACCTGCCGTCCGGCCGTTGCTGGCGATGCTGCGGCTCGCCGCCGATCCGGAACTGCTCGACGTCGACCTCGCCGAGATGCTGCTGTCCTCGCCCCTCGGCGGCGCGGACCCACTCGCCCTGCGCAGGTTGCGCCGAGGCCTGCGCCGGCTGGAGCTCGCCGGAGGCGGACAGCGGTCCAGTGACGAGCTGCTGGTGGAAGCCTTGCGTACCAACGATGTCCTCACCGGGCTCGCCGAGGTCGAGGCACTGCCGATGCGCCGGATCGGTGGCCTGCTGCACGAGGCGCACCAAGCCGTGGTGCGGGGCGAAGGTGTCGAGCAGGTGCTGTGGGAACTGTGGCAGAACAGCGCCCTGGAGCAGCGTCTTCTGCGCCTGGTCGATCGCGGCGGTTCCTTGGGCTCGCAGGCGGATCGGGATCTCGACGCGATCGTCGCGCTCTTCGACGCGGCCGGTCGCTATGTCGACAGATTGCCGAAGGCGAGTGTCGCGTCGTTCGCGGATTACCTGTCCGCGCAGAACATCGCCGGTGACACGCTGGCGCCCGCGGCCATGAAGAGCGAAGGCGTCTCGCTGCTCACAGCGCACGCGTCCGCCGGCCGGGAATGGACGGTCGTGTCGATCGCCGGTGTCCAGGAGGGCAGCTGGCCGGATCTGCGGCTGCGCGGTTCCGTGCTCGGCGTGGAACGACTGGTCGACCTCATGTCCGGCGTCGACGACGAGAAGGTGTCCGCCACCGCGCCGATCCTCGCCGAAGAACGGCGGCTGTTCTACCTCGCCGCGAGCCGCGCGCGGAAGACGTTGCTGGTCAGCGCGGTCGCGGGGGAGGACGAGCAGCCCTCGCGGTTCATCGACGATCTGGAGGAGAACGGCGCGGACGACGGCGGCCTCGACTCGCGGATGAAACCGGCGGGACGGTCGCTGGTGCTCGCCGAGCTCGTCGGAGAACTGCGCGAGGTCGTCTGTGACGAGACGAGCGAGCCCGAAAGGCGGCAGCGGGCGGCGCGTCAGCTCGCCAAACTGGCCGACGCCGGAGTGCCGGGCGCGCATCCCGGCACCTGGTACGGGCTGCTGGAACCCTCCACCGACGAACCCGTGCACGGGCCGGGCGACCTCATCCGCATCTCACCGTCCACCGTGGAGGTCCTGGTCAAATGCCCGCTGCGGTGGCTGATCGAACGGCACGGCGGCAGCGATCCCGCGCAGCTCGCGGCCGTCACCGGGACCCTGGTGCACGGTCTCGCGCAGGCCGTCGCGGGCGGCAGCAGCGACGAGCAGATCCGCGCGGCGCTCGACGAGGCGTGGGTGCGGGTCGACGCGGGGGCGCCGTGGTTCTCGCGCCGTGAGCGGTCGCGGGTCGAGCAGATGCTGCGGAACTTCATCTCCTGGCTGGAATCCAGCCGCAAGGAGCTGATCGAGGCAGGCGTCGAGCAGGACATCGAGGTCGAACTGCCGGTCGGGGATGACGACGTCCGTGTGCTCCTGCGTGGTCGCGTCGACCGCGTCGAGGTGGACAAGGACGGCCGCCCGGTCGTCATCGACATCAAGACCGGCAAGGTCCCGATCTCCGCCTCGGACGCCGAGGAGCATCCGCAGCTGGCCGCGTACCAGCTCGCCGTGCTGCTCGGCGCGGTCGAGGGCGGTTCGAAACCCGGTGGCGCACGGCTGGTCTACGTCGCGAAGTCCAACAACAAGACCGGATCCACCCAGCGTGAGCAGGCGCCGCTGGACGAGGACGGCGGCAAGCAGTGGCTCGAACTGGTGCGTTCGGCGGCCGGATCCGCGGCGGGCCCGGAATACGGCGTCACCGAGAACCCGGACTGTGATCGTTGCCCGGCAAGGGGTTGCTGCCCGCTGCGGCCCGAGGGCAGGCAGGTGACCGGTCCTTGA
- a CDS encoding helix-turn-helix transcriptional regulator, which translates to MRASRLLSVLLLLQNRGRMTAEELATELEVSVRTVYRDVEALSAAGVPVYADRGRTGGYQLVDGYRTRLTGLTEEEAQSLSLAGLPGAASELGLGTVLAAAQLKLHAAMPAELRAGASKISGRFFLDVPGWHRGIESLPRLSELADAVWRGRRIKVRYERWGQRKVERVLDPLGLILKAGNWYLAARCDGTDRTYRVSRIEELEELGETFERPSDFDLAHYWQEWSEQFEKRMYSRVAVVRLNGYARILLPFYLGAVGARALREAVAEPDEDDWLTMELPVEPGDSAVGELLRFGGNLEVLEPADLRERLAEEIRKMGARYG; encoded by the coding sequence ATGCGCGCGAGCAGACTCCTGTCGGTCCTCCTCCTGCTGCAGAACCGCGGCCGGATGACGGCCGAGGAGCTGGCGACGGAGCTGGAGGTTTCGGTCCGGACGGTCTATCGCGACGTCGAGGCGCTGTCCGCGGCCGGCGTCCCGGTATACGCCGATCGCGGGCGCACCGGCGGGTATCAGCTGGTCGACGGCTACCGCACCCGGCTGACCGGACTGACGGAAGAAGAGGCGCAATCGCTTTCGCTGGCAGGCCTGCCCGGCGCGGCCTCCGAACTCGGGCTCGGCACGGTCCTCGCCGCCGCGCAGCTCAAACTGCACGCGGCCATGCCCGCGGAGCTGCGTGCCGGGGCGAGCAAGATCTCCGGGCGGTTCTTCCTCGACGTCCCCGGCTGGCATCGCGGGATCGAGAGCCTGCCGCGACTGTCCGAACTGGCCGACGCGGTCTGGCGCGGGCGGCGGATCAAGGTCCGGTACGAACGCTGGGGACAGCGGAAGGTCGAGCGCGTCCTCGACCCGCTGGGCCTGATCCTCAAGGCGGGGAACTGGTACCTCGCGGCGCGATGCGACGGGACCGACCGGACCTACCGCGTTTCCCGGATCGAGGAGCTCGAAGAACTCGGCGAAACCTTCGAGCGGCCGTCCGACTTCGACCTCGCGCACTACTGGCAGGAGTGGTCGGAGCAGTTCGAGAAGCGGATGTATTCGCGGGTGGCGGTGGTCCGGCTGAACGGGTACGCCCGCATACTGCTGCCGTTCTATCTGGGCGCCGTCGGCGCGCGGGCGTTGCGGGAAGCCGTCGCCGAACCGGATGAAGACGACTGGCTGACGATGGAACTGCCCGTCGAACCGGGAGACTCGGCGGTCGGCGAACTGCTGCGCTTCGGCGGGAACCTCGAAGTGCTCGAACCGGCGGATCTGCGCGAGCGGCTGGCGGAGGAGATCAGGAAGATGGGCGCGCGTTATGGCTGA
- a CDS encoding sensor histidine kinase — MSESVTFLRAMLRKGSSVLGASPADEAPNPDSVPDWRYREDSADSMLMRAIRYSALGPIFYRVAAFPKVYIGFAVSNGSAGIVPVLGTTIFAVLLNVFAVWWVVRGRGIRAKTSGRLMYVDLAVGVVLTTLVAVAAPTEVQPYAVDVAWTWIVGTVALWTMSFGLPAALVLLIAAFPFRAFLTWIGGLPLDHPLAVSRSVGCMVALVVAIVTTAGILILLGVGTRFALGIGMRRGQRAERLRTQRVLHDSVLQTLEAMGLEAPDDESATAQRLAEMRATARAQAVELRRELAGPDAPSARGLAADLAEVATEMARDGLRTQLVAAETEEDYRLSHARRTAIRDAVREALRNTVKHAGTKQVVLRVEESDGGIAVIARDQGTGFSMLDRPPGFGISQSIMARLAEVGGRGTIDSHPGRGTRVTLWVPH; from the coding sequence ATGTCCGAGTCGGTCACCTTTCTGCGAGCCATGTTGCGAAAGGGATCTTCAGTGCTGGGCGCCAGCCCGGCCGACGAAGCGCCCAACCCCGACTCCGTTCCGGACTGGCGCTATCGCGAAGATTCCGCGGATTCGATGCTCATGCGCGCGATCCGCTATTCCGCGCTCGGCCCGATCTTCTACCGTGTCGCCGCGTTTCCGAAGGTGTACATCGGTTTCGCGGTCTCGAACGGGTCGGCGGGGATCGTTCCGGTGCTCGGCACGACGATCTTCGCGGTGCTGCTCAACGTCTTCGCGGTCTGGTGGGTGGTGCGGGGCCGCGGGATCCGGGCGAAGACGTCGGGGCGGCTGATGTACGTGGATCTCGCGGTGGGCGTGGTGCTCACGACGCTCGTCGCCGTGGCCGCGCCGACCGAGGTCCAGCCGTACGCCGTCGACGTCGCGTGGACGTGGATCGTCGGGACGGTGGCGTTGTGGACGATGTCGTTCGGACTGCCGGCCGCGCTCGTGCTGCTGATCGCGGCTTTCCCGTTCCGGGCCTTCCTGACCTGGATCGGCGGGCTCCCGCTCGACCATCCGCTCGCGGTGAGCCGGTCGGTGGGCTGCATGGTCGCGCTCGTCGTGGCGATCGTGACCACGGCCGGGATCCTGATCCTGCTCGGCGTCGGGACCCGGTTCGCGCTGGGGATCGGGATGCGCCGCGGGCAGCGTGCCGAACGCCTGCGGACCCAGCGGGTCCTGCACGATTCCGTGCTCCAGACCTTGGAAGCGATGGGGCTGGAGGCGCCGGACGACGAGTCCGCCACCGCGCAACGGCTCGCGGAAATGCGCGCGACGGCGCGGGCACAAGCCGTCGAACTCCGGCGCGAACTGGCGGGCCCGGACGCGCCGTCGGCCCGCGGCCTCGCGGCGGACCTCGCCGAAGTCGCCACCGAAATGGCGCGCGACGGCCTCCGCACCCAGCTTGTCGCGGCCGAGACCGAAGAGGACTACCGCCTCTCGCACGCGCGCCGGACCGCCATCCGCGACGCCGTCCGCGAAGCGCTCCGAAACACCGTGAAGCACGCCGGGACGAAGCAGGTCGTGCTTCGCGTCGAAGAGAGCGATGGCGGTATCGCGGTCATCGCGCGGGATCAGGGGACGGGCTTCAGCATGCTGGATCGGCCGCCGGGGTTCGGGATCAGCCAGTCGATCATGGCGCGGCTGGCGGAGGTCGGCGGGCGGGGGACGATCGATTCGCATCCAGGGCGGGGTACCAGAGTGACCCTTTGGGTTCCGCACTGA
- a CDS encoding siderophore-interacting protein, with the protein MSYIEAKVTGVRRLTPHMSRVTFSGASLVDQAPDQYLKVFFPQPGQAEPVLPAPLGGDEVMSWYKTYLAMPDDVRPPMRTYTVRALRPSAQEVDIDFVLHGDEGPASAWASKASEGDRVALLGPHGLYDVPEGTTWQLLIGDETAIPAIGAIVEALPAGTRALVYVEIGDREDRQVFETQGTVELHWVVRGSEPVGAAVLETVRKAELPGGTPYAWVSGEASMVKLVRRHLVRERGVDKRAICFTGYWRQGMSEEAAGREAMRQAESGEAPASEDD; encoded by the coding sequence ATGAGTTACATCGAGGCGAAGGTGACCGGCGTCCGGCGGCTCACCCCGCATATGAGCAGGGTGACCTTCTCCGGGGCGTCGCTGGTGGACCAGGCCCCCGATCAGTACCTGAAGGTCTTCTTCCCGCAGCCCGGCCAGGCGGAGCCGGTCCTGCCCGCGCCGCTGGGCGGGGACGAAGTGATGTCCTGGTACAAGACCTACCTCGCGATGCCGGACGACGTCCGGCCGCCGATGCGCACCTACACCGTGCGCGCGCTGCGGCCGTCGGCACAGGAGGTCGACATCGACTTCGTGCTGCACGGCGACGAGGGTCCCGCCTCGGCGTGGGCATCGAAGGCCTCGGAGGGCGACAGGGTCGCCCTCCTGGGGCCGCACGGTCTCTACGACGTGCCCGAGGGGACGACCTGGCAGCTGCTGATCGGCGACGAGACCGCGATCCCGGCGATCGGCGCGATCGTCGAGGCGCTGCCCGCCGGGACGCGGGCGCTCGTCTACGTCGAGATCGGCGACCGCGAGGACCGGCAGGTCTTCGAAACGCAGGGGACCGTGGAGCTGCACTGGGTGGTGCGCGGTTCCGAGCCGGTGGGCGCGGCTGTACTCGAAACCGTGCGCAAAGCGGAGCTGCCGGGCGGGACGCCCTACGCGTGGGTGTCCGGCGAGGCGAGCATGGTGAAGCTGGTGCGGCGGCATCTCGTGCGGGAGCGCGGGGTCGACAAGCGGGCGATCTGCTTCACCGGGTACTGGCGGCAGGGCATGAGCGAAGAGGCCGCGGGCCGAGAAGCGATGCGGCAGGCGGAGTCCGGCGAAGCTCCCGCCTCCGAGGACGACTGA
- a CDS encoding MGMT family protein, producing MDDELHERVREVIASVPAGSVATYGDIASVSGAPSPRLIGRILSEDGHDLPWHRILRADGTPAPHLLDEQLQRLREEGVIPDGQRVDLRKYRWQRDPDDDAGLGGLF from the coding sequence ATGGATGACGAACTGCACGAGCGGGTGCGCGAGGTCATCGCGAGCGTGCCTGCCGGCTCGGTCGCGACTTATGGGGATATAGCGTCGGTTTCGGGGGCCCCGTCACCGCGGTTGATCGGGCGGATCCTCAGCGAGGACGGTCACGACCTGCCTTGGCACCGCATTCTGCGCGCCGACGGGACACCGGCCCCGCATCTGCTCGACGAACAGCTGCAACGACTGCGCGAGGAGGGCGTCATTCCCGACGGCCAGCGCGTCGACCTGCGAAAATACCGGTGGCAGCGTGATCCCGATGACGACGCTGGCCTGGGCGGTCTTTTTTAG
- a CDS encoding uroporphyrinogen-III synthase, translating to MADLAGITIGITAERRADDFIAALERNGATVLHAPTIRIVPLPDDTELRAATEAVLAGPVGFTAVTTGAGFRGWLSAAEGWGLREPLLERLAASRIFVRGPKAAGAVRGEGLREEFSAPEESNAELFEGLRDAGVRGERVAVQLHGTLLPELTGLLRDSGADVVQAQPYRWLSPADVEPVHALVESVISGQVRALAFTSAPAAANLLVLAGSRREELLAALRGPVLCACVGPVTAAPLEAAGVPTVQPERQRLGALVKLLVAELRIRPS from the coding sequence ATGGCTGACCTGGCAGGCATCACGATCGGGATCACCGCGGAGCGGCGGGCCGACGACTTCATCGCGGCGCTCGAACGGAACGGCGCGACCGTGCTGCACGCGCCCACCATCCGCATCGTCCCGCTGCCCGACGACACCGAACTCCGGGCGGCGACCGAAGCCGTGCTCGCCGGGCCGGTCGGGTTCACCGCGGTCACCACCGGCGCCGGGTTCCGCGGCTGGCTTTCCGCGGCCGAAGGCTGGGGGCTGCGCGAACCGCTGCTGGAACGGCTGGCGGCGTCGCGGATCTTCGTCCGTGGCCCGAAAGCGGCCGGTGCGGTGCGCGGTGAGGGGCTGCGGGAGGAATTCTCCGCGCCCGAGGAGAGCAACGCGGAACTGTTCGAGGGACTGCGCGACGCCGGGGTCCGAGGGGAACGGGTCGCCGTCCAGTTGCACGGAACCCTGCTGCCCGAACTCACCGGGCTGCTGCGGGACTCGGGCGCGGACGTCGTCCAGGCGCAGCCGTATCGCTGGCTTTCGCCCGCGGACGTCGAACCTGTGCACGCGCTCGTCGAAAGCGTGATCTCCGGTCAGGTGCGCGCTTTGGCGTTCACCTCCGCCCCGGCGGCGGCGAATCTGCTGGTACTGGCGGGTTCGCGACGCGAGGAACTACTCGCCGCCCTGCGTGGTCCGGTGCTGTGCGCGTGCGTCGGGCCGGTGACCGCTGCGCCGTTGGAAGCAGCCGGAGTACCGACCGTCCAGCCCGAACGTCAGCGGCTCGGCGCCTTGGTGAAACTTCTCGTCGCGGAACTGCGCATTCGGCCGTCTTGA
- a CDS encoding DUF3224 domain-containing protein: MNTFAVKNWEEAIVSGTDGGPRVAYAHATFGYNGLIEGESILDYLLYYAGEGYDGGGTTAPGFERFEGSVDGRKGSFVIKHDCGFDEKGFASTFEVVAGSGTGELAGITGTGTTSGALGDPAMSYTFEFSL, encoded by the coding sequence ATGAACACTTTCGCCGTGAAGAACTGGGAAGAAGCCATCGTCAGCGGTACCGACGGCGGCCCGCGAGTGGCCTACGCGCACGCCACGTTCGGCTACAACGGGCTGATCGAGGGCGAGTCGATCCTCGACTACCTGCTGTACTACGCGGGTGAGGGCTACGACGGCGGCGGCACGACGGCTCCGGGCTTCGAACGTTTCGAGGGCAGTGTGGACGGACGCAAGGGAAGCTTCGTGATCAAGCACGACTGCGGTTTCGACGAGAAGGGCTTCGCCTCGACGTTCGAGGTCGTCGCGGGCTCCGGAACGGGTGAACTCGCCGGGATCACCGGAACCGGCACCACCTCGGGCGCCCTCGGTGACCCGGCGATGTCCTACACGTTCGAATTCTCGCTGTAA
- a CDS encoding DNA glycosylase AlkZ-like family protein has translation MLEVDREQVLAYRIAAHGLHREETDPAAAAVFDLGLQDSVRDTALLGLAARIDGAITPAVWDDERFVLAWTHRGAPHFHRRAELDAIRAALVPLDEKDAMARILWQRKQVEAAGMSATDALFTAAKAIREVVTGVQTKGTVSGAVTKLIPDGLSYACRGCGVVHIYEQLMRVASIHAGVRLEAGATPATLAPLEKRKPVRTSPDAKAAARVVEGYLRINGPAAPGDAAAYVATPRAGVDAMWPGGLAEVRVDGKKAFLPEDRLPLLENPPEPDVVRLLPPLDPFVQARDRAVVVPDKARQKEVWKILGSPGALLADGEIAGVWRAKASGKKRLDFTVTAFDALRPAVRKAAEAEAARVAAAREFPDFRFVWS, from the coding sequence GTGCTCGAGGTCGACCGCGAGCAGGTGCTCGCGTACCGGATCGCCGCTCACGGACTGCACCGGGAGGAGACGGATCCGGCCGCGGCGGCCGTGTTCGACCTCGGGCTGCAGGATTCCGTGCGGGACACCGCGCTGCTGGGCCTCGCCGCCCGGATCGACGGCGCCATCACCCCCGCCGTCTGGGACGACGAGCGCTTCGTGCTCGCGTGGACGCATCGCGGCGCGCCGCATTTCCACCGCCGCGCGGAACTGGACGCGATCCGGGCCGCCCTCGTGCCGCTCGACGAGAAGGACGCGATGGCCCGGATCCTCTGGCAGCGCAAGCAGGTCGAGGCCGCGGGGATGTCCGCGACGGACGCGCTGTTCACCGCGGCGAAGGCGATCCGCGAAGTCGTGACGGGTGTGCAGACCAAGGGCACGGTGAGCGGCGCGGTCACCAAGCTGATCCCCGACGGTCTCTCGTACGCCTGCCGCGGCTGCGGTGTCGTGCACATCTACGAGCAGCTGATGCGGGTCGCGTCGATCCACGCCGGGGTCCGGCTGGAGGCGGGCGCGACCCCGGCGACGTTGGCGCCCCTGGAAAAACGAAAGCCCGTGAGAACCTCGCCGGACGCCAAGGCCGCGGCGCGCGTGGTCGAGGGCTACCTGCGGATCAACGGTCCGGCCGCCCCCGGTGACGCCGCCGCCTACGTCGCGACGCCCCGCGCCGGGGTCGACGCGATGTGGCCGGGCGGCCTGGCCGAGGTCCGCGTCGACGGCAAGAAGGCGTTCCTGCCGGAAGACCGGCTTCCGCTGCTGGAGAATCCGCCGGAGCCGGACGTCGTACGCCTGCTGCCGCCGCTGGACCCGTTCGTCCAGGCGCGGGACCGCGCCGTGGTGGTGCCGGACAAGGCCAGGCAGAAGGAGGTCTGGAAGATCCTCGGCAGTCCAGGCGCGCTGCTGGCCGACGGTGAGATCGCCGGTGTGTGGCGGGCCAAGGCGAGCGGGAAGAAGCGGCTTGACTTCACCGTCACCGCGTTCGACGCGCTCCGCCCGGCCGTGCGGAAGGCCGCGGAAGCGGAGGCCGCCAGGGTCGCCGCGGCGCGGGAGTTCCCCGATTTCCGCTTCGTCTGGTCCTGA